One window of Campylobacter sp. RM12651 genomic DNA carries:
- a CDS encoding DUF1353 domain-containing protein produces the protein MNRVILKPIKKDRWELVQDYEYESSFGIISIPKGFITNGANIPRILWSLFPPNSPEYISAATIHDYLCLNAYKDNKNYAMFYFADKVFYECLRKLNVNKFKAKIFYIFCRAYHYVKYK, from the coding sequence TTGAATAGAGTTATTTTAAAGCCAATTAAAAAAGATAGGTGGGAATTAGTGCAAGATTATGAATATGAGAGTTCGTTCGGAATTATTAGTATTCCAAAGGGGTTTATCACGAACGGAGCGAATATTCCAAGAATTCTATGGAGTTTGTTTCCACCGAATAGTCCTGAATATATCAGTGCAGCTACTATTCACGATTATTTGTGCTTAAATGCTTATAAGGATAATAAAAATTATGCGATGTTTTATTTTGCAGATAAGGTGTTTTATGAGTGCCTTAGAAAGCTTAATGTAAATAAGTTTAAAGCTAAGATTTTTTATATATTTTGTAGGGCATATCATTATGTTAAGTATAAATAA
- a CDS encoding DUF5675 family protein, with the protein MIKIKLHRYKLNSHGRFGAFSLYDDDKLIYKCNSLEELIVGTKAGCDMAITIGVYECDLHYSPSKKNGSKKYPNNLLIRVSNVNVDKDRYILIHIGNTLKDTLGCILLGVVDKDYTGVWNSTKTTGEFYDNLYDLCKKYEYELKQEQMVATLEITSELEDEIVCLS; encoded by the coding sequence ATGATAAAAATTAAGCTACATAGATACAAGCTAAATTCACACGGAAGATTTGGTGCGTTTAGCTTGTATGATGATGATAAACTCATATATAAATGTAATAGTTTAGAAGAATTAATCGTAGGCACTAAAGCAGGTTGTGATATGGCAATTACAATTGGAGTGTATGAATGCGATTTGCATTATAGCCCAAGTAAGAAAAACGGAAGTAAGAAATATCCAAATAATTTATTAATTAGAGTAAGCAATGTAAATGTAGATAAAGATAGATATATCTTAATCCATATCGGAAATACGCTAAAAGATACGCTTGGCTGCATACTGCTTGGCGTGGTGGATAAGGATTATACAGGAGTATGGAACTCTACAAAGACTACAGGGGAGTTTTACGATAATCTTTATGATTTATGCAAAAAATATGAGTATGAGCTAAAACAAGAGCAAATGGTAGCAACGCTAGAAATTACTAGCGAACTTGAAGATGAAATCGTATGTTTAAGTTAA
- a CDS encoding DnaJ domain-containing protein — MADFIIGLVGIGFVLAIAALASGLMKIAIPILTAIGGVIIGFAVLRWFLNFLFSDKREKEKTIAICKEILSDITEDMVGDNKNCDLGKLLEENNKRNEEDLQTNTMDNHYEILGIDYNANLDEIVNAYENKKALLIEDYGTATNKKGKRLFKAYATLSDETSRAKYDEEYKQFLHRHSKVYSKLVPMFKKNEDLYKTTNDYEYEKLNKPKYLGRPKRISEITKKVDYR, encoded by the coding sequence TTGGCAGATTTTATAATAGGGCTTGTTGGAATTGGATTTGTATTGGCAATAGCTGCTCTTGCTTCAGGTTTAATGAAAATTGCTATACCAATTTTAACTGCTATCGGTGGGGTTATTATTGGATTTGCTGTGTTGCGTTGGTTTTTAAATTTTTTATTTTCAGATAAAAGAGAAAAAGAAAAAACCATTGCGATATGTAAAGAGATATTGAGCGATATAACAGAAGATATGGTAGGTGATAATAAAAATTGCGATTTAGGAAAGCTATTAGAAGAAAATAATAAACGCAATGAAGAAGATTTGCAAACCAATACAATGGATAATCACTATGAAATATTGGGTATTGATTATAATGCCAACCTAGATGAGATTGTAAATGCTTATGAAAATAAAAAAGCTCTCTTGATTGAAGATTATGGCACAGCTACTAACAAAAAAGGCAAAAGATTGTTTAAAGCCTACGCAACTCTTAGTGATGAAACAAGTAGAGCAAAATACGATGAAGAGTATAAGCAGTTTTTACATCGGCATAGCAAGGTATATTCAAAATTAGTCCCTATGTTTAAGAAAAATGAAGATTTATATAAAACGACAAATGATTATGAATACGAGAAGTTAAACAAGCCAAAATACTTAGGTAGACCAAAAAGAATTAGTGAAATTACTAAGAAAGTAGATTATAGGTGA
- the dcm gene encoding DNA (cytosine-5-)-methyltransferase: MLKVAGFFAGSGGIELGFSQAGFNIIYANEINPLAAKIYEANFKHKVDIKDIKDVDNVPNCDVIVGGFPCQSFSLAGLKLGFNDKVNGNCFFELARMIKLKNPKAFMLENVKGLVNHDKGKTLNIIKNTLKDLGYYLHINIYNAKEYANIPQNRERIFIIGFKDKRAYERYKPLKKVPLTKSIKDFVDFNALLDEKYYIKESFTRYELVKDIEKYKIYTIAFKQARTNKDNVCPCLLASMGKGGGRTPFIKTSDDRIRVLTPKECFKLQGYPDNFIYPKDISKTQLYIAAGNSVVVPLIKEIALSIKEALKYNL, translated from the coding sequence ATGCTAAAAGTTGCGGGATTTTTTGCAGGTAGTGGTGGGATTGAACTTGGATTTAGCCAAGCTGGATTTAATATAATTTATGCAAATGAGATAAATCCACTAGCAGCTAAAATATACGAAGCAAACTTCAAACACAAAGTAGATATTAAAGATATAAAAGATGTAGATAATGTGCCTAATTGTGATGTAATAGTGGGTGGTTTTCCTTGTCAAAGCTTTAGCCTTGCTGGTCTTAAGCTTGGATTTAATGACAAAGTTAATGGTAATTGCTTTTTTGAACTTGCAAGAATGATAAAGCTTAAAAATCCAAAAGCCTTTATGCTTGAAAATGTAAAAGGACTTGTAAATCACGATAAGGGTAAAACGCTAAATATTATTAAAAATACTCTTAAGGATTTAGGATATTACTTACATATAAATATTTATAATGCAAAGGAATATGCAAATATCCCGCAAAATCGTGAGAGAATATTTATAATCGGATTTAAAGATAAAAGAGCTTATGAAAGATACAAACCTTTAAAAAAAGTGCCTTTAACTAAAAGCATTAAAGATTTCGTAGATTTTAATGCTTTATTAGATGAGAAATATTATATAAAAGAGAGTTTTACTAGATATGAATTAGTAAAAGATATAGAAAAATATAAAATATATACTATTGCATTCAAACAAGCTAGAACAAATAAAGATAATGTATGTCCTTGCTTACTTGCAAGTATGGGCAAGGGTGGTGGTAGAACACCTTTTATAAAAACAAGTGATGATAGGATTAGAGTATTAACTCCTAAAGAATGCTTTAAACTGCAAGGCTATCCTGATAATTTTATTTATCCAAAGGATATATCTAAAACACAACTTTACATAGCAGCAGGTAATAGTGTCGTAGTGCCACTCATAAAAGAAATCGCATTAAGTATCAAAGAAGCTTTAAAGTATAATTTATAG
- a CDS encoding SNF2-related protein: MTYEEFQKLYNEDKEFKSLIDEKAKAKSKAIDNIATKQVESIIADINTSDNEFLQTPNQTPTQTPTQEPTQTPTQTPMQQVGQAFNDKTKISNNINEMKTLNEIAKDNKSDITGYINDITKKEREEFDFYTNEIKQNTKIKSDSFINKLVKNYRQFNKGEDVVTYANNVVKQINDFTNQGMQDLEDDGLFAHYKIDKNDFNSEAYFNYIENQALKQEKIKPLDNFILDRMLALNEVNNKFNDIAAKANHLYTDYSDIIKAAIGDNNDKAELLDKTAVVKAQVNSYFNKNYNSQITQDGKNYYAIDNITGKKIFLGDSNSIWSDLKAAPFETTLTAAGALGGGIIAKNTLGARLGATLATELAGSITAAALAASGGSIVDYYKNVNELGVDGNWDEALKKAKEAAAFSAVADIGALGVLNTPKLISKGFNMTIGKIIPTNAKKRASKFIGGQGIGAAENYTKGLQIEDDVYEVLLNANEKYKFADLSEIKHNHEVREKFADKVVGVIANRFAQEEITKSQKEMLLKALVSEQGADNLIEAVQKNISYAPLLEKNIIGIHTRAFHNFMGQIKDNVSEEEISKIIFKNIDEIKNNYANIYEKIKKIDKNENHKVDIKEFSKLLNNFLESDTNIAHLTSRQKREKFFRGFENIVFDDKHNLKSFNANELIEIRKELYSYYYSNTNKGALKKDYKALKDILDSKIYDYLEKLEKNGHKELAKEFRAVNDDYHFYKSVLLDDTIGLQETLDKRLLDNNAFLNAYEKLLKDDIRNETGENYFHRFISKLSDSERAKIEFSIIERNINKKIHTQRLSEIVSYDYGKIADGLKGYNFLSQTSKDMVELIDTYSKFFANDIKILKAIGKDATEQLSQGISQNVITRFFTMLSNLFMQSLKKYMFWTDSGKKASFQYHILQGIKQSKNINDFNDYLKMSYNLAKDSKLAYASILKEMVDDTQKMVDIKDEIIKESEKGTPRKVKEREIDLDNVTPNSGKADLMDVGFTKEEANKMTLRPFDELGSLGADNEIFKMDFKKYINKINDNEEEFYKRSYLDDRTNSKGATFNRIGEFNELSQDNGIKGSYNVLNEGRATEFRSEFGGDRRRELTKTDTRIRENQDERLADKVSKQSSDADLAGLSEQRNANSLNAEKTMDNTRYDNTELASDNTRNLPTATHTKAGELQENGNERFRAIADTNRFERDSRIRQQYARSEENIITGVELEKKETINHLATKKAKQKVAKDLSDEKVLNESIKEAKEQRALSEATKNYAGTIDKANINTNIQSLKLLKELENTERIANEEEQRLLASFSGFGKDAQKVFSKDSKYLKELKEFLDDSEIEQLKRATLDAYFTPTAIVNNMYEIMKKLGLNKGDLILEPSVGLGAFVRNKNEYNFNLVELNPVIARFTKQLYPSSKLINDDYIKTSAKANFILANPPYGNIKTFYKNEELNIHNAFTKKMIDDLNENGVLGMIITHSFIDNMDNAMKEFLHKNADFITMIKVPNKAFKDTDINTDIIFLRKGTGQNIDVMLNNFYEKYPQNLLGASKSQKTNQYGKLEDIFSGGALEKAHANDDIRINIDSIKIYEYEKNPIINKELDQPLLKAREYYNKNADEIRAGEVYVKDNKVYFNDSEINLNELDKTRASAYKKFIELYPNIKALRTTLNSLREAELSDAKLDTINLLRTKLNSDYDTLAKKLKNDNIFNSHALKYGLENDAYAYELKALIRYDEKTKKYYKNDIFNKRVFNPVKVESKPKSITDAFYYNQNKNYAFNSQSLSELLDNKFSVREIEKELLDKELVLKNHNGELVDTNELLSGDLLEKIAEFKNAKNLDEYQLKTLEKLENALPERIKIDDISFSMSSNIIKEKYIKDFFSDTYKANIKDIIKEPNTSKIDIIFSELGEHKLVVDDLYKTYDISDFADIILNNKQIVAQKYIDKKLVISDKGTQALKGIINDIKLKFDNYVRSNYANEIEESVYKLNAKINKSYENSHISVAGMNADISLYDHQKSAVARVLDNKATFIAHEMGLGKTMSIASSVMKLKEVGKANRSMIITPKAVVGQFANEFKFLYPNSKILMIDKFDKANRLKTLNMMKYNDFDVCIISHDNFKNIKINTEYEANFIKSEIDELESTIKRIKAKDNDNINIKNLTTRLENAQNKLKNRLEIANKEKDNVFFDDLGIDALFVDEAHKFKNMSFYSSFKNLKGLGANDASEIAYDMYIKTSFLRDNDKRIVFATGTPLSNSITELYSYMRMLKPDELKAYNIHSLDDFINAHAKIEAVLEPNAKNELVEATRITDIVNIKTLKNMLFSVMDYMSNKELKEIWEIRAKNGDLIAHEKLRSLAPKIEHIEVAIKPTDEHKARNRLYAKFYDDLNNSNNHALAGLEHYKKMYDENRLSEKYEGTFSSDKIYSRKLAANGELNAARMNDSIDIRLNGGSLDDENSKINTAVKNIINTAKDWEKDKGTQIVFLDKSNAMQDEIREKLIKSGKFKESEIVNIRDFDKITNENKRNEEIAKALQKMQDGEVRVLIGSRQKLGAGVNVQKRIVALHNIDAPWNAADYMQALGRAERQGNELNKIYDNFSVKSYNYVLEESFDAKVYDILKHKQNISRTFFAKDSNLNSAENFVGDIPFETMSNLANGNELATKMHELMKQRAKLVESKAAIEAANTNNEQMLSKNQALFSKANKTQKLIKSLDIKESENVVIGGKEYPKNTDTNKLIKERLRANQHSHDFLLSYDGVYVNYQRKSFNKYELFIYDRIDGVDTRFDLVKEFSLDDNTNILQRLKNSFAKFDDIVKEQGEIKYNALKKINEAKEYKVQVFNDDEKIIKLNNEIAELKADIERKVKAAKEQPSNEPIKEEIKEEIKL, from the coding sequence ATGACTTATGAAGAATTTCAAAAATTATATAATGAAGATAAAGAGTTTAAAAGTTTAATAGATGAAAAAGCAAAAGCAAAAAGTAAAGCGATTGACAATATTGCTACAAAACAAGTAGAGAGCATAATCGCTGATATAAATACAAGCGATAATGAGTTTTTACAAACACCTAATCAAACGCCTACGCAAACACCTACACAAGAGCCAACACAAACGCCTACGCAAACGCCTATGCAACAAGTAGGACAAGCATTTAATGATAAAACTAAGATATCTAATAATATAAATGAAATGAAAACTTTAAATGAGATAGCAAAAGATAATAAAAGTGATATTACAGGTTATATTAATGATATAACTAAAAAAGAAAGAGAAGAATTTGATTTTTATACTAATGAGATTAAGCAAAATACTAAAATAAAAAGCGATAGTTTCATAAATAAATTAGTTAAAAATTATAGACAATTTAACAAAGGAGAAGATGTTGTTACATATGCAAATAATGTAGTAAAACAAATAAATGATTTTACAAATCAAGGTATGCAAGATTTAGAAGATGATGGCTTATTTGCTCATTATAAAATAGATAAAAATGATTTTAATTCAGAAGCTTATTTTAATTACATTGAAAATCAAGCCCTAAAACAAGAAAAAATCAAGCCCCTTGATAATTTTATATTAGATAGAATGTTAGCGTTAAATGAAGTCAATAATAAGTTTAATGATATAGCAGCAAAGGCTAATCATTTATATACTGATTATTCAGATATTATAAAAGCAGCAATAGGAGATAATAATGATAAAGCTGAATTGTTAGACAAGACTGCTGTAGTAAAAGCTCAAGTTAATTCATATTTTAACAAAAACTATAATAGCCAAATTACTCAAGATGGTAAAAATTATTATGCGATTGATAATATTACAGGTAAAAAGATATTTCTTGGAGATAGCAATAGTATATGGTCTGATTTAAAAGCTGCACCATTTGAAACAACTCTAACTGCTGCAGGTGCCTTAGGTGGCGGAATTATTGCTAAAAATACTTTAGGAGCAAGACTTGGAGCAACTTTAGCTACAGAATTAGCAGGTTCAATCACAGCGGCTGCTTTAGCTGCTAGTGGTGGTTCTATAGTTGATTATTATAAAAATGTCAACGAATTAGGTGTAGATGGCAATTGGGATGAAGCATTAAAAAAAGCAAAAGAAGCAGCCGCTTTTTCTGCGGTTGCTGATATAGGTGCTTTAGGAGTATTAAATACACCAAAACTAATTTCAAAAGGTTTTAATATGACCATAGGTAAAATAATACCTACTAATGCAAAAAAACGAGCGAGTAAATTTATAGGTGGTCAAGGTATTGGAGCAGCAGAAAATTACACTAAAGGTTTGCAAATAGAAGATGATGTATATGAAGTATTACTTAATGCAAATGAAAAATATAAATTTGCTGATTTAAGTGAAATAAAACATAATCACGAAGTAAGAGAAAAATTTGCAGATAAAGTAGTAGGAGTAATAGCTAATCGTTTCGCTCAAGAAGAGATTACAAAATCACAAAAAGAAATGCTATTAAAGGCATTAGTTAGCGAACAAGGTGCAGATAACTTAATAGAAGCAGTGCAGAAAAACATAAGCTACGCACCACTTTTAGAAAAAAACATAATAGGAATTCATACAAGAGCTTTTCATAATTTTATGGGACAAATAAAAGATAATGTAAGTGAAGAAGAAATAAGCAAAATCATATTTAAAAATATTGATGAGATTAAAAATAACTATGCAAATATCTATGAAAAAATAAAGAAAATTGACAAAAATGAAAATCATAAAGTAGATATTAAAGAATTTTCAAAGCTATTAAATAATTTTTTAGAAAGCGATACAAATATCGCACATTTAACAAGTAGACAAAAAAGAGAAAAGTTTTTTAGGGGATTTGAAAATATCGTTTTTGATGATAAGCATAATCTAAAAAGCTTTAATGCTAATGAACTAATAGAAATTAGAAAAGAGCTTTATAGTTATTACTATTCAAATACAAATAAAGGTGCTTTAAAGAAAGATTATAAAGCTTTAAAAGATATTTTAGATAGTAAAATATATGATTATTTAGAAAAGCTTGAAAAGAACGGACATAAAGAATTAGCAAAAGAATTTAGAGCCGTAAATGATGATTATCACTTCTATAAATCAGTTTTATTAGATGATACGATAGGCTTACAAGAAACTTTAGATAAAAGATTGTTAGATAATAACGCCTTTTTAAATGCTTATGAAAAATTATTAAAAGATGATATTAGAAATGAAACAGGCGAAAATTATTTCCATAGGTTTATATCAAAACTAAGCGATAGTGAAAGGGCAAAAATAGAGTTTTCTATAATAGAAAGAAATATTAATAAGAAAATCCATACACAAAGATTAAGCGAAATTGTAAGTTATGATTATGGTAAAATCGCAGATGGCTTAAAAGGATATAACTTTTTATCGCAAACTAGCAAAGATATGGTGGAGTTAATTGATACATATTCTAAGTTTTTTGCAAATGATATAAAAATTTTAAAAGCTATTGGTAAAGATGCTACCGAGCAATTATCACAAGGTATTAGCCAAAATGTAATAACAAGATTTTTTACAATGCTTTCAAATCTTTTTATGCAGAGCTTAAAAAAATATATGTTTTGGACTGATAGTGGTAAAAAAGCGTCGTTTCAATATCATATCCTGCAAGGCATTAAACAATCTAAAAATATAAATGATTTTAACGACTACCTAAAAATGAGCTATAACTTGGCAAAAGATAGCAAATTAGCCTATGCAAGTATTTTAAAAGAGATGGTAGATGATACTCAAAAAATGGTGGATATCAAAGATGAAATCATAAAAGAGAGCGAAAAAGGAACACCAAGAAAAGTAAAAGAGCGTGAAATAGATTTAGATAATGTTACACCTAATTCAGGCAAAGCTGATTTGATGGATGTGGGATTTACTAAAGAAGAAGCTAATAAAATGACTTTAAGACCATTTGATGAATTAGGCAGCTTAGGAGCTGATAATGAAATATTTAAAATGGATTTTAAGAAATATATAAATAAAATAAATGATAATGAAGAAGAATTTTATAAAAGGAGTTATTTAGATGATAGAACAAATTCAAAAGGTGCTACATTCAACAGAATTGGTGAATTTAACGAATTATCGCAAGATAATGGCATTAAGGGAAGCTATAATGTCCTTAACGAAGGAAGAGCAACAGAGTTTAGAAGTGAATTTGGCGGGGATAGAAGAAGAGAGCTTACTAAGACAGATACTAGAATACGAGAAAATCAAGATGAACGATTGGCAGATAAAGTATCTAAGCAATCATCTGATGCCGACTTGGCTGGATTATCAGAGCAACGAAATGCTAATAGCCTTAATGCAGAAAAAACTATGGATAATACTAGATACGATAACACAGAATTGGCAAGTGATAACACAAGAAATTTACCCACCGCAACACACACAAAAGCAGGAGAATTACAGGAGAATGGTAATGAGCGATTTAGAGCGATTGCTGATACTAATAGATTTGAACGAGATAGCAGAATACGACAACAATATGCAAGAAGCGAAGAGAATATTATCACAGGTGTTGAGCTAGAAAAAAAAGAAACGATTAATCATTTAGCTACTAAAAAAGCTAAGCAAAAGGTAGCTAAAGATTTAAGTGATGAAAAAGTATTAAATGAGAGCATAAAAGAAGCAAAAGAGCAAAGGGCTTTAAGCGAAGCTACTAAAAATTATGCAGGAACAATTGATAAAGCAAATATTAATACAAATATACAAAGCTTAAAGTTATTAAAAGAGCTTGAGAACACAGAAAGAATTGCTAATGAAGAAGAACAAAGATTACTAGCTTCTTTTAGTGGATTTGGTAAAGACGCACAAAAAGTGTTTAGCAAAGATAGTAAATATCTAAAAGAATTAAAAGAGTTTTTAGATGATAGCGAGATAGAGCAATTAAAAAGAGCTACGCTAGACGCATATTTTACCCCTACTGCAATTGTAAATAATATGTATGAGATAATGAAAAAGCTAGGCTTAAATAAAGGAGATTTAATCCTTGAGCCTAGCGTTGGGCTTGGTGCATTCGTTAGAAACAAAAACGAATATAACTTTAATTTAGTTGAGCTAAATCCTGTTATTGCAAGATTTACAAAGCAGCTTTATCCATCATCAAAATTAATAAATGATGATTATATAAAAACAAGTGCTAAGGCTAATTTCATCTTAGCAAATCCACCTTATGGCAATATAAAAACTTTTTATAAAAATGAAGAGCTAAATATACACAACGCATTTACTAAAAAAATGATAGATGATTTAAATGAAAACGGCGTTTTAGGTATGATAATAACTCATAGTTTTATTGATAATATGGATAATGCTATGAAAGAATTTCTTCATAAAAACGCTGATTTTATTACGATGATAAAAGTGCCTAATAAGGCGTTTAAAGATACAGATATTAATACTGATATTATCTTTTTACGCAAAGGCACAGGGCAAAACATAGATGTAATGCTAAATAATTTTTATGAAAAATATCCACAAAACTTACTAGGTGCAAGTAAGAGCCAAAAAACAAATCAATATGGTAAATTAGAAGATATTTTTAGTGGTGGAGCATTAGAAAAAGCTCACGCAAATGATGATATAAGGATTAATATAGATAGTATTAAAATCTATGAATACGAAAAAAATCCAATAATTAACAAAGAATTAGACCAACCACTACTAAAAGCTAGAGAATATTACAATAAAAACGCTGATGAAATAAGAGCTGGCGAAGTTTATGTAAAAGATAATAAAGTATATTTTAACGATAGCGAAATAAATTTAAATGAACTTGATAAAACAAGAGCAAGTGCTTATAAAAAATTCATTGAACTATATCCTAATATAAAAGCCCTAAGAACCACATTAAATAGCTTAAGAGAAGCAGAGTTAAGCGACGCTAAATTAGATACTATAAATCTACTTAGAACCAAACTAAATAGTGATTATGATACCTTAGCAAAAAAGCTAAAAAATGATAATATATTTAATTCACACGCTTTAAAATACGGACTTGAAAACGACGCTTATGCTTATGAGCTAAAAGCATTAATTAGATACGATGAAAAAACTAAAAAATACTATAAAAATGATATTTTTAATAAAAGGGTGTTTAATCCTGTAAAAGTTGAAAGTAAGCCTAAAAGCATAACTGACGCATTCTATTATAATCAAAACAAAAACTACGCATTTAATTCTCAAAGCTTAAGCGAGTTGCTAGATAATAAATTTAGTGTTAGAGAGATTGAAAAAGAGCTTTTAGATAAAGAATTGGTGCTTAAAAATCATAATGGCGAATTAGTAGATACAAATGAGCTTTTAAGTGGAGATTTATTAGAAAAAATAGCAGAATTTAAAAATGCAAAAAACTTAGATGAATATCAATTAAAAACACTTGAAAAACTAGAAAACGCCTTGCCCGAAAGGATTAAAATAGATGATATTAGCTTTTCTATGAGTTCAAATATCATAAAAGAAAAATATATAAAAGACTTTTTTAGTGATACTTATAAAGCTAATATAAAAGATATTATTAAAGAGCCAAACACGAGTAAAATAGATATTATTTTTAGCGAACTTGGAGAGCATAAGTTAGTAGTAGATGATTTATATAAAACTTATGATATTAGCGATTTTGCTGATATTATTTTAAATAATAAGCAAATCGTAGCTCAAAAATATATAGACAAAAAGCTAGTAATTAGTGATAAAGGCACACAAGCTTTAAAAGGCATTATAAACGATATTAAGCTTAAATTTGATAATTATGTAAGAAGTAATTATGCAAATGAAATTGAAGAAAGTGTATATAAGCTAAATGCAAAGATAAACAAATCTTATGAAAACTCACATATTAGCGTTGCAGGAATGAATGCTGATATTAGTCTTTACGACCATCAAAAAAGTGCAGTGGCAAGGGTTCTTGATAATAAAGCAACTTTTATAGCTCACGAAATGGGACTTGGTAAAACTATGAGTATTGCAAGTAGCGTAATGAAACTTAAAGAAGTTGGCAAAGCAAATAGAAGTATGATAATAACGCCAAAGGCGGTTGTAGGTCAATTTGCTAATGAGTTTAAATTCTTATATCCAAATAGCAAAATCTTAATGATAGATAAGTTTGATAAAGCAAATCGTTTAAAAACTCTTAATATGATGAAATACAATGATTTTGATGTATGTATCATAAGCCACGATAATTTTAAAAATATAAAAATAAATACTGAATATGAAGCTAATTTTATTAAAAGCGAAATAGATGAGCTAGAAAGCACGATAAAAAGAATTAAAGCAAAAGATAATGATAATATAAACATTAAAAATCTAACAACAAGACTAGAAAACGCCCAAAACAAGTTAAAAAATAGACTTGAAATTGCAAATAAAGAAAAAGATAATGTGTTTTTTGACGACTTAGGAATTGACGCTTTATTTGTAGATGAAGCACATAAGTTTAAGAATATGAGCTTTTATTCAAGTTTTAAAAACTTAAAAGGACTTGGTGCAAACGACGCAAGTGAAATAGCTTACGATATGTATATAAAAACTAGCTTTTTAAGAGATAATGATAAAAGAATTGTTTTTGCGACAGGAACACCGCTAAGTAATAGCATAACAGAGCTATATTCATATATGAGAATGCTAAAACCTGATGAATTAAAAGCGTATAACATACACTCACTTGATGATTTTATAAACGCACACGCAAAAATTGAAGCAGTGCTAGAGCCTAATGCAAAAAACGAGCTAGTAGAAGCTACTAGAATAACTGATATTGTAAATATTAAAACTCTTAAAAATATGCTTTTTAGCGTGATGGATTATATGAGTAATAAAGAGCTTAAAGAAATTTGGGAAATCCGTGCTAAGAATGGAGATTTAATAGCACACGAAAAACTAAGAAGCCTTGCACCTAAGATAGAGCATATTGAAGTGGCTATTAAACCAACAGATGAGCATAAAGCTAGAAATAGATTATATGCTAAGTTTTATGATGATTTAAATAATAGTAATAATCACGCATTAGCAGGACTTGAACACTATAAAAAAATGTATGATGAAAATAGACTAAGCGAAAAATATGAAGGCACTTTTTCAAGTGATAAAATATATTCTAGAAAACTTGCAGCAAATGGAGAATTAAACGCCGCAAGAATGAATGATAGCATTGATATTCGTTTAAATGGTGGTAGTTTAGATGATGAAAATAGTAAAATAAATACTGCAGTAAAAAATATAATCAATACGGCTAAGGATTGGGAAAAAGATAAAGGAACTCAAATTGTGTTTTTAGACAAATCAAATGCTATGCAAGATGAGATAAGAGAAAAATTAATAAAAAGTGGTAAGTTTAAAGAAAGCGAAATCGTAAATATTAGAGATTTTGACAAAATCACAAACGAGAATAAAAGAAATGAAGAAATAGCAAAAGCTTTACAAAAAATGCAAGATGGCGAAGTTAGAGTTTTAATAGGTTCAAGGCAAAAACTTGGAGCTGGAGTGAATGTGCAAAAACGCATAGTAGCATTACACAATATAGACGCTCCGTGGAACGCAGCTGATTATATGCAAGCACTTGGTCGTGCTGAAAGGCAAGGAAATGAGCTAAATAAGATATATGATAATTTTAGTGTAAAAAGTTATAACTATGTTTTAGAAGAGAGTTTTGATGCTAAAGTTTATGATATATTAAAGCATAAACAAAATATATCAAGAACCTTTTTTGCCAAAGATAGCAATTTAAATAGTGCTGAAAATTTTGTAGGAGATATACCATTTGAAACAATGTCAAATTTGGCAAATGGTAATGAATTAGCAACTAAAATGCACGAGCTAATGAAACAAAGAGCTAAATTAGTAGAAAGTAAAGCTGCAATTGAAGCTGCAAACACTAATAACGAGCAAATGTTAAGTAAAAATCAAGCACTTTTTAGCAAAGCAAATAAAACGCAAAAGCTAATAAAAAGCCTTGATATAAAAGAAAGCGAGAATGTAGTAATTGGTGGTAAAGAATATCCTAAAAATACTGATACAAATAAGCTTATAAAAGAGCGTTTAAGGGCTAATCAGCACTCACACGATTTTTTGTTAAGTTATGATGGAGTTTATGTGAATTATCAAAGAAAAAGCTTTAATAAATATGAGCTTTTTATATATGATAGAATTGATGGAGTTGATACAAGATTTGATTTAGTAAAAGAGTTTAGTTTAGATGATAATACAAATATACTGCAAAGATTAAAAAATAGTTTTGCTAAGTTTGATGATATAGTAAAAGAACAAGGCGAGATAAAATACAATGCACTTAAAAAAATCAACGAAGCAAAAGAATATAAAGTGCAAGTATTTAATGATGATGAAAAAATCATAAAGCTAAATAATGAAATCGCAGAGCTTAAAGCTGATATTGAAAGAAAAGTAAAAGCAGCTAAAGAGCAACCAAGTAATGAGCCTATAAAAGAAGAAATAAAAGAAGAGATTAAGCTTTAA